In a single window of the Rhizobiaceae bacterium genome:
- a CDS encoding PQQ-dependent sugar dehydrogenase: protein MLRFFALALSSALVPFTAANAQEFDTQKVRIDAHVVADGLKNPWGMDFLPDGRIIVTERGGTMQIIGKDGKATPVSGLPKILARGQAGLLDVALAPDFEQSRALYFTFVEPKKNLWGTAIARAILSESKGVYALNDVNVLLRMSKPATTNRHFGSRIVFAPDGSIFLTTGDRGQGERAQDMFDESGAVLHINADGSIPQDNPYADGSKGAPSIWSKGHRNIQGATFDPLTGALLTVEHGAKGGDELNRPEAGKNYGWPVISYGVDYSGEKLGIGTEAPGYEQPLYYWDPSIAPSGMVSYSGAMFPEWNGDLLVGSLKFGLLVRLDRDETGKVVGEERMLEGAFGRIRDVNLAPDGSLYLLTDERDGALIRISRAD from the coding sequence ATGCTCAGATTTTTCGCCCTCGCCCTGTCATCCGCGCTGGTCCCTTTCACCGCAGCGAACGCGCAGGAGTTCGATACGCAGAAGGTCCGCATTGACGCCCATGTCGTCGCCGACGGCCTGAAGAACCCGTGGGGCATGGACTTCCTGCCGGATGGCAGGATCATCGTCACCGAGCGCGGCGGCACCATGCAGATCATCGGCAAAGACGGCAAGGCAACCCCCGTCAGCGGCCTGCCGAAGATACTGGCGCGCGGCCAGGCGGGCCTGCTCGACGTCGCGCTCGCACCCGATTTCGAACAGTCCCGGGCGCTCTATTTCACCTTCGTGGAGCCCAAGAAGAATCTTTGGGGAACGGCAATCGCGCGCGCGATCCTTTCCGAATCGAAGGGTGTCTATGCGCTGAATGATGTGAACGTCCTGCTTCGCATGAGCAAACCCGCAACCACAAACCGTCATTTCGGCTCGCGCATCGTCTTTGCACCGGACGGCTCGATCTTCCTCACCACCGGGGATCGCGGACAGGGTGAGCGTGCGCAGGACATGTTCGATGAATCCGGCGCAGTGCTGCACATCAATGCCGACGGCAGCATCCCGCAGGACAATCCCTATGCGGACGGCAGCAAAGGCGCGCCGTCGATCTGGTCGAAAGGCCATCGCAACATTCAGGGCGCGACATTCGATCCCCTGACGGGCGCACTCCTGACGGTCGAGCACGGCGCGAAGGGCGGCGACGAGTTGAACCGTCCCGAGGCCGGGAAAAACTATGGCTGGCCGGTCATTTCCTACGGCGTCGATTATTCCGGCGAAAAGCTGGGGATCGGCACCGAGGCGCCCGGCTATGAGCAGCCGCTCTACTACTGGGACCCGTCCATCGCACCGTCCGGCATGGTCAGCTACAGCGGCGCCATGTTCCCCGAATGGAATGGCGACCTTCTTGTCGGCTCGCTCAAGTTCGGCCTGCTGGTGCGGCTCGACCGCGACGAAACCGGCAAGGTCGTGGGCGAGGAACGCATGCTGGAAGGTGCCTTCGGGCGCATCCGCGACGTGAACCTCGCGCCCGACGGTTCGCTGTACCTGCTCACCGACGAGCGCGACGGGGCGCTGATCCGTATCTCACGCGCCGATTGA
- the greA gene encoding transcription elongation factor GreA, with amino-acid sequence MNKVPMTQTGFDALKEELRWRQQEERPRIIEAISEARSHGDLSENAEYHSAKEAQSHNEGRINELEDLIARAEVIDVSKLSGGKVKFGATVVLVDEDTEEKKTYQIVGDQEADVKSGRISISSPIARALIGKEVGDAIEVNAPGGARGYEVLEVRFS; translated from the coding sequence ATGAACAAGGTCCCGATGACCCAAACTGGCTTCGACGCGCTGAAGGAAGAGCTGCGCTGGCGTCAGCAAGAGGAGCGTCCGCGCATCATCGAGGCGATTTCCGAGGCCCGTTCGCATGGCGATCTTTCCGAGAACGCGGAGTACCACTCCGCCAAGGAAGCGCAGAGCCATAATGAAGGCCGCATCAACGAGCTGGAAGACCTGATCGCGCGCGCCGAGGTCATCGATGTGTCGAAGCTGTCGGGCGGCAAGGTCAAATTCGGCGCGACAGTCGTGCTGGTCGACGAGGACACCGAAGAGAAAAAGACCTATCAGATCGTCGGCGACCAGGAGGCCGACGTGAAGTCGGGCCGTATCTCGATTTCGTCGCCGATTGCGCGCGCGCTGATCGGCAAGGAAGTGGGCGACGCCATCGAAGTCAACGCACCGGGTGGAGCGCGAGGCTACGAAGTGCTCGAAGTCCGCTTCAGTTGA
- a CDS encoding glycosyltransferase family 4 protein gives MSGGRDPKGGVAPPADPAHVEVIAPNFKRRLSGVTSTIIQLVPLQAQTIGIATLGPGLPAYLPHLAWWQLPLLWRQPASGRVRIWHARRNVEMLGGLLLRTLGAPLKLVFTSASQRAHRAWTKFLIRRMDAVIATSAGTASYLEVPNTVIMHGIDLDRFAPPPDRDDAALALGLDPARRYVGCIGRVRHQKGTDLFVDAMIALLPSRPEWSAIIVGRATTEHRAFEQDLRQKVEQAGLSGRILFVGEHTNIPDWYRVLSLFVAPQRWEGFGLTPLEAMATGVPVVATDVGAFPELVVDGVTGRLIARDDLPSMIEATGALMDDAAQRATAGKAALAHASANFPLQKEAERLNAVYEGLWQAG, from the coding sequence ATGAGCGGCGGCAGGGATCCGAAGGGCGGCGTCGCGCCGCCCGCCGATCCCGCGCACGTCGAGGTCATTGCGCCGAACTTCAAGAGGCGCCTTTCCGGCGTCACCAGCACCATCATCCAGCTCGTGCCCCTGCAGGCGCAAACCATCGGCATAGCAACATTGGGGCCAGGCCTGCCTGCCTATCTGCCGCACCTCGCCTGGTGGCAGCTTCCGCTCCTGTGGCGGCAGCCGGCATCCGGGCGCGTGCGCATCTGGCATGCGCGGCGCAATGTGGAAATGCTGGGCGGGCTGTTGCTGCGCACGCTCGGAGCGCCGCTCAAGCTGGTGTTCACCTCGGCCTCGCAGCGCGCGCACAGGGCATGGACGAAATTCCTCATTCGCCGCATGGATGCGGTCATCGCGACCAGCGCGGGTACCGCCTCCTATCTGGAGGTGCCGAACACCGTCATCATGCACGGGATTGACCTTGACCGTTTCGCGCCGCCGCCGGATCGCGACGACGCGGCGCTGGCGCTCGGGCTGGACCCGGCAAGGCGGTATGTCGGCTGCATTGGGCGCGTGCGCCACCAGAAGGGCACCGACCTTTTCGTCGACGCGATGATCGCGTTGCTGCCGTCGCGCCCCGAATGGTCGGCAATCATTGTGGGGCGGGCCACCACCGAGCACCGGGCATTCGAGCAGGATTTGCGGCAGAAGGTCGAGCAGGCGGGACTGTCCGGGCGGATATTGTTCGTGGGAGAGCACACCAATATTCCGGACTGGTATCGGGTCTTGTCGCTCTTCGTTGCGCCGCAGCGCTGGGAAGGTTTCGGGCTGACGCCGCTGGAGGCCATGGCGACGGGCGTTCCGGTCGTCGCCACGGATGTCGGCGCATTTCCCGAGCTTGTGGTCGATGGCGTGACAGGAAGGTTGATCGCGCGCGACGACCTGCCTTCGATGATCGAGGCGACCGGCGCGCTCATGGACGATGCGGCTCAGCGGGCGACTGCCGGAAAGGCCGCGCTTGCTCATGCAAGCGCGAATTTTCCCTTGCAGAAGGAAGCCGAGCGCCTCAACGCGGTTTATGAAGGGTTGTGGCAGGCCGGATAG
- a CDS encoding tetratricopeptide repeat protein: MKTTAMLPAFICLMALPLLTSASMAAGEGGGGSNPTVSQCKKGEVWDKKKQKCVKAQRGATDDESIYEAGRDLANAERYQEAIDILELAANPNDPRILNYLGYSNRKLGHVELGLKYYQAALAEKPDYTLVREYLGEAHLQMGNLPAAKEQLAEIERLCGGTSCEEYRDLAEEIEAFEKKG; encoded by the coding sequence ATGAAAACGACCGCGATGTTGCCTGCATTCATATGCCTTATGGCCTTGCCATTGCTGACCTCGGCGTCGATGGCTGCCGGCGAGGGTGGCGGGGGCTCAAATCCGACCGTCAGCCAGTGCAAGAAGGGCGAGGTATGGGACAAGAAAAAGCAGAAATGCGTCAAGGCCCAGCGCGGCGCGACAGATGACGAGAGCATCTATGAAGCGGGGCGCGACCTTGCCAACGCGGAACGCTATCAGGAAGCGATCGATATTCTCGAACTGGCGGCCAATCCCAACGATCCGCGTATCCTGAACTATCTGGGCTATTCCAACCGCAAGCTGGGCCACGTGGAACTCGGCCTGAAATATTATCAGGCAGCACTTGCCGAAAAGCCGGACTACACGCTCGTGCGTGAATATCTGGGCGAAGCGCATCTCCAGATGGGCAACCTGCCGGCGGCGAAGGAGCAATTGGCCGAGATCGAGCGGCTGTGCGGCGGTACGAGCTGCGAGGAATATCGCGACCTCGCGGAAGAGATAGAGGCCTTCGAAAAGAAGGGCTGA
- a CDS encoding Lrp/AsnC family transcriptional regulator — protein sequence MPLKAELDATDWKILKELQDDGRMTNVELSRRVGISAPPCLRRVKRLEDAGIIMGYRALLNAPMLGADVVAFCLVGLHHHSESELKAFAQLTRSWIIVREAWMVSGESDFMLHCVARDLATFQNFVIESLTSAPNVDTVRTALTIRQEKNEGLVAIGD from the coding sequence ATGCCGCTCAAAGCGGAACTCGATGCGACCGACTGGAAAATCCTGAAGGAGCTTCAGGATGACGGCCGGATGACGAATGTCGAGTTGTCGCGCCGGGTCGGCATTTCCGCTCCGCCCTGCCTGCGGCGCGTCAAGCGGCTGGAGGATGCGGGCATCATCATGGGCTATCGCGCCCTGCTCAATGCGCCGATGCTCGGCGCGGATGTCGTCGCCTTCTGCCTCGTCGGCCTGCACCACCACTCCGAAAGCGAGCTGAAGGCCTTTGCCCAGCTCACACGTTCATGGATCATCGTGCGCGAGGCGTGGATGGTTTCCGGCGAGTCCGATTTCATGCTGCATTGCGTGGCCCGCGACCTTGCCACCTTCCAGAACTTCGTCATCGAAAGCCTTACCTCGGCTCCGAATGTCGATACGGTGCGCACCGCGCTGACCATCCGGCAGGAGAAGAACGAGGGCCTTGTCGCCATCGGCGACTGA